The segment CCGATGATCTTCTGAGCGTTTTCTTCTGTTAGACAACTAATTCTTGAAGTCGCTGGAATGTCAAGCAATGCGCAGATGGCAATTATGTCGTCTGTGCTTTTTTTTATTTGCTTAGATAGTTCTAATACTCTTAGCAGCTTTCTCATTATGTAGAACTCTTATTAGATTTAATTACAAGGTCGTCTAATACTTCCATGCTTCTTGCAAATGCATAATCAGTGACATTCCTCTTGGGTTAAGAATTGTCTGGAAATTTTATTTTTTAATAATAACGCAATATCAAAAGTATTATTGGGTCGTCACTTCGTTTTTTTATCATTTTTTTTCGGGTTGGTTGCTTTGTAATGATGAGGTAGAAACAATAAATGATGTGTGTTTTTGTAAGTCCATGACAGAAGAGAAAAAACAAAGAGGTTTTCTCAAAAGGTTCGGTAAATGGGCTCCAATAATTGGTGGGGCTTGGATTGTCCTTAATATTGTTATCCCTTTGGCTTTATTGCGTATTCCAGTCATTCATGAATACCTAGTAGTTCAATTGGACAAGCTTCCCTTTAATTTTCCAGGGATTGGATAGATCCGAGTAAAAATAAATTTTTACCTGCTTGATATCAAAGC is part of the Prochlorococcus marinus str. MIT 0919 genome and harbors:
- a CDS encoding translation initiation factor IF-2 N-terminal domain-containing protein; protein product: MRKLLRVLELSKQIKKSTDDIIAICALLDIPATSRISCLTEENAQKIIGYYKETT